The following are encoded together in the Humulus lupulus chromosome 5, drHumLupu1.1, whole genome shotgun sequence genome:
- the LOC133833896 gene encoding uncharacterized protein LOC133833896, translating into MDGGRRFEDEWSKPNYDCGFQCVLRTTWTLNNSTRMFYGCPRYKRNEVDGCGFIRWVDPPSFPVHGERFKEEIGGFLKRLEEMEDNVKQLQIMAEKREEELGSILKMLRDLKSGVCFCVGIFSCVLYILVMLFIS; encoded by the exons ATGGATGGTGGTCGAAGGTTTGAAGACGAATGGAGTAAACCCAATTATGATTGTGGGTTTCAGTGTGTACTACGCACTACTTGGACATTGAACAATTCTACTAGAATGTTCTATGGCTGCCCAAGATACAAG agGAATGAGGTCGATGGGTGTGGATTTATCAGATGGGTGGACCCTCCATCATTCCCTGTACATGGTGAAAGGTTTAAGGAGGAAATAGGAGGGTTTTTGAAAAGGTTAGAGGAGATGGAAGATAATGTTAAGCAACTACAGATTATGGctgaaaaaagagaagaagaactTGGTTCAATATTGAAGATGTTAAGAGATTTGAAATCTGGTGTTTGTTTTTGTGTTGGAATATTTTCGTGTGTTTTGTACATCTTAGTTATGTTGTTTATTTCTTAA